The following coding sequences are from one Gossypium hirsutum isolate 1008001.06 chromosome A12, Gossypium_hirsutum_v2.1, whole genome shotgun sequence window:
- the LOC121211263 gene encoding uncharacterized protein, translating into MLCYEHNKTLFYTKTYHNMIHIFVAFLLVSTSLGPVLSLQPVPDSGHRQLQNCTLNPHKDIQKLRRVQAYLKKINKPAVKTIQSPDGDVIDCVPSHLQPAFDHPQLKGQKPLKPAVRPKGHNLTEAVSESFQLWRDTGESCPKGTVPIRRTTEQDILRASSLRRYGRIRRHVRRDSTGYGHEHAVVFENGDQYYGAKASLSVWAPRVTNEYEFSLSQIWIISGSFGNDLNTIEAGWQVSPELYGDNYPRFFTYWTSDAYQTTGCYNLLCSGFVQTNNKVAIGAAISPRSSYNGRQFDIGLMVWKDPKHGHWWLEFGPGLLVGYWPAFLFSHLRSHANMVQFGGEIVNTRSSGFHTSTQMGSGHFAEEGFRKAAYFRNLQTVDWDNNLVPLTNIHLKADRANCYDIRQGRNHVWGTYFYYGGPGRNVRCP; encoded by the exons ATGTTGTGTTATGAACACAACAAGACATTATTCTATACAAAAACATACCACAATATGATTCACATTTTTGTTGCTTTCCTTCTTGTTTCCACTTCGCTTGGCCCTGTCTTGTCTTTACAACCAGTACCGGATTCCGGTCACCGGCAACTACAGAACTGTACTTTAAACCCTCACAAAGATATTCAGAAGCTAAGAAGAGTCCAAGCTTATCTCAAGAAGATAAATAAGCCTGCTGTTAAGACCATTCAG AGTCCAGATGGTGATGTTATAGACTGTGTTCCATCTCATCTTCAACCAGCTTTTGATCATCCTCAGCTTAAAGGGCAGAAACCATTG AAACCGGCTGTGAGGCCAAAAGGACATAACTTAACAGAAGCAGTCTCTGAAAGTTTCCAGCTATGGAGAGATACAGGTGAATCATGTCCTAAAGGGACAGTTCCAATTAGAAGAACAACTGAACAGGACATTCTTAGAGCAAGTTCTCTTAGAAGATATGGAAGAATAAGAAGACATGTACGGAGAGATTCGACCGGTTATGGCCATGAG CATGCAGTTGTGTTTGAGAATGGTGATCAATATTATGGAGCAAAGGCAAGTTTAAGCGTATGGGCGCCTCGTGTAACGAACGAATACGAGTTTAGCTTGTCACAGATATGGATCATCTCTGGTTCTTTTGGCAATGATTTGAACACCATTGAAGCTGGTTGGCAG GTTAGCCCTGAACTATATGGAGATAATTACCCGAGGTTCTTCACATACTGGACA AGTGATGCATACCAGACtacgggatgttacaacttgcTTTGTTCTGGTTTTGTCCAAACCAACAACAAGGTTGCCATTGGAGCAGCAATCTCACCAAGGTCCTCTTACAATGGCAGACAGTTCGATATCGGATTAATGGTTTGGAAG gaTCCAAAACATGGACATTGGTGGTTAGAATTCGGACCAGGATTATTGGTGGGATACTGGCCTGCGTTTCTTTTTAGTCACTTGAGAAGCCATGCCAACATGGTACAATTTGGAGGAGAAATTGTGAACACTAGATCCTCAGGATTCCACACATCAACACAAATGGGCAGTGGTCATTTTGCGGAAGAAGGCTTTAGAAAAGCAGCTTATTTCAGGAACTTACAGACAGTTGATTGGGACAATAATTTGGTCCCATTGACAAACATTCATTTAAAGGCTGATCGTGCTAATTGTTACGACATCAGACAAGGAAGAAACCATGTTTGGGGAACTTACTTTTATTATGGAGGCCCTGGAAGGAATGTAAGATGTCCTTAA
- the LOC107904757 gene encoding 2-oxoglutarate and iron-dependent oxygenase JMJD4 isoform X2: MSLKIGGTIEKVNGKELFYSEFAEKYLAGNQPVLLTGLMDDWTASKHWVSSNGQPNLLFFPTHFGKSKVQVADCDTREFTDQKRIEMSVSEFVNHWLQGSKGNHDVNGKSALYLKDWHFVKEYPEYQAYITPLFFTDDWLNLYLDNYHMHDDLDADRVSNDISCSDYRFVYMGAKGSWTPLHADVFRSYSWSANVCGKKKWLFLPPQQFNLLFDRNMKNTVYNIFDDISETEFPGFKKAIWLECIQEPNEIIFVPSGWYHQVHNLEDTISINHNWFNGYNLSWVWDLLLRDYKEAKEYIEDIKDICDDFEGLCQRNLAANTGMNFNDFFIFISRFSLANVVELYYLRGELNSESSIWHCSAIIKHFALNLSSIRKTALKMKSEGVEGNLSIINLLEALSDPKFLKLCTGLGRIYSVIHEEENWSCTMKKALMADFAMYGSQVCSPEDLITFIDYAVSKLSSNCDEQNPLLSVLYEIQPHEQNQHF; encoded by the exons ATGAGCTTAAAAATTGGCGGGACAATAGAAAAGGTGAACGGAAAAGAACTTTTCTACTCTGAATTTGCTGAGAAATACTTGGCGGGAAACCAGCCTGTGCTGTTAACTggtttgatggatgattggacaGCTTCCAAACACTGGGTTTCCTCCAATGGCCAACCTAACCTCCTTTTCTTTCCTACCCATTTTGGGAAATCCAAAGTTCAG GTAGCAGATTGTGATACAAGGGAGTTTACCGATCAGAAAAGGATAGAGATGTCTGTTTCGGAGTTTGTTAATCACTGGCTTCAGGGTTCTAAGGGGAACCATGATGTTAATGGGAAGTCCGCTCTATATTTGAAGGATTGGCATTTTGTGAAG GAGTATCCAGAATATCAAGCATATATAACTCCTCTTTTTTTTACTGATGATTGGCTGAATCTTTATCTTGACAATTATCACATGCATGACGATCTGGATGCTGATCGAGTGAGTAATGATATAAGTTGCTCTGACTATCGCTTTGTGTATATGGGAGCAAAAG GATCCTGGACACCTCTTCATGCTGATGTTTTCAGATCATATAGTTGGTCGGCAAATGTGTGCGGCAAGAAAAAGTGGCTTTTTCTGCCTCCTCAGCAATTTAATCTTTTGTTTGACAG GAACATGAAAAATACCGTGTATAATATCTTTGATGATATTAGTGAAACTGAATTTCCTGGTTTTAAGAAG GCTATCTGGCTGGAATGCATACAGGAGCCAAACGAAATTATCTTTGTGCCTAGTGGATGGTACCATCAAGTCCATAATCtg GAGGACACAATATCAATAAACCACAACTGGTTCAATGGCTACAATCTTTCTTGGGTG TGGGATCTATTATTAAGAGACTACAAGGAGGCCAAGGAGTACATAGAGGATATCAAAGATATCTGTGATGATTTTGAAGGGCTCTGTCAACGCAATCTTGCAGCAAATACAG GAATGAATTTTAATGACTTCTTCATCTTCATATCACGCTTTTCGCTGGCCAATGTGGTGGAACTGTATTATCTACGTGGTGAATTGAACTCCGAAAGTTCAATCTGGCATTGCTCTgctataataaaacattttgctCTGAACCTTTCATCTATAAGGAAAACAGCATTGAAGATGAAATCTGAAGGCGTGGAAGGAAATCTCAGTATCATAAATTTGTTGGAAGCTCTAAGCGATCCCAAGTTTCTTAAACTATGCACTGGTTTAGGCAGAATATATTCAGTTATCCACGAGGAAGAGAACTGGAGCTGTACTATGAAGAAAGCTTTGATGGCTGATTTTGCTATGTATGGATCTCAAGTTTGTAGTCCCGAAGATCTCATTACATTTATAGACTATGCCGTTTCGAAACTTAGTAGCAACTGCGATGAGCAAAACCCTCTTCTGTCAGTATTATACGAA ATCCAGCCACACGAACAAAATCAGCACTTTTAA
- the LOC107904757 gene encoding 2-oxoglutarate and iron-dependent oxygenase JMJD4 isoform X1, which produces MSLKIGGTIEKVNGKELFYSEFAEKYLAGNQPVLLTGLMDDWTASKHWVSSNGQPNLLFFPTHFGKSKVQVADCDTREFTDQKRIEMSVSEFVNHWLQGSKGNHDVNGKSALYLKDWHFVKEYPEYQAYITPLFFTDDWLNLYLDNYHMHDDLDADRVSNDISCSDYRFVYMGAKGSWTPLHADVFRSYSWSANVCGKKKWLFLPPQQFNLLFDRNMKNTVYNIFDDISETEFPGFKKAIWLECIQEPNEIIFVPSGWYHQVHNLEDTISINHNWFNGYNLSWVWDLLLRDYKEAKEYIEDIKDICDDFEGLCQRNLAANTGMNFNDFFIFISRFSLANVVELYYLRGELNSESSIWHCSAIIKHFALNLSSIRKTALKMKSEGVEGNLSIINLLEALSDPKFLKLCTGLGRIYSVIHEEENWSCTMKKALMADFAMYGSQVCSPEDLITFIDYAVSKLSSNCDEQNPLLSVLYEIQPHEQNQHF; this is translated from the exons ATGAGCTTAAAAATTGGCGGGACAATAGAAAAGGTGAACGGAAAAGAACTTTTCTACTCTGAATTTGCTGAGAAATACTTGGCGGGAAACCAGCCTGTGCTGTTAACTggtttgatggatgattggacaGCTTCCAAACACTGGGTTTCCTCCAATGGCCAACCTAACCTCCTTTTCTTTCCTACCCATTTTGGGAAATCCAAAGTTCAG GTAGCAGATTGTGATACAAGGGAGTTTACCGATCAGAAAAGGATAGAGATGTCTGTTTCGGAGTTTGTTAATCACTGGCTTCAGGGTTCTAAGGGGAACCATGATGTTAATGGGAAGTCCGCTCTATATTTGAAGGATTGGCATTTTGTGAAG GAGTATCCAGAATATCAAGCATATATAACTCCTCTTTTTTTTACTGATGATTGGCTGAATCTTTATCTTGACAATTATCACATGCATGACGATCTGGATGCTGATCGAGTGAGTAATGATATAAGTTGCTCTGACTATCGCTTTGTGTATATGGGAGCAAAAG GATCCTGGACACCTCTTCATGCTGATGTTTTCAGATCATATAGTTGGTCGGCAAATGTGTGCGGCAAGAAAAAGTGGCTTTTTCTGCCTCCTCAGCAATTTAATCTTTTGTTTGACAG GAACATGAAAAATACCGTGTATAATATCTTTGATGATATTAGTGAAACTGAATTTCCTGGTTTTAAGAAG GCTATCTGGCTGGAATGCATACAGGAGCCAAACGAAATTATCTTTGTGCCTAGTGGATGGTACCATCAAGTCCATAATCtg GAGGACACAATATCAATAAACCACAACTGGTTCAATGGCTACAATCTTTCTTGGGTG TGGGATCTATTATTAAGAGACTACAAGGAGGCCAAGGAGTACATAGAGGATATCAAAGATATCTGTGATGATTTTGAAGGGCTCTGTCAACGCAATCTTGCAGCAAATACAG GAATGAATTTTAATGACTTCTTCATCTTCATATCACGCTTTTCGCTGGCCAATGTGGTGGAACTGTATTATCTACGTGGTGAATTGAACTCCGAAAGTTCAATCTGGCATTGCTCTgctataataaaacattttgctCTGAACCTTTCATCTATAAGGAAAACAGCATTGAAGATGAAATCTGAAGGCGTGGAAGGAAATCTCAGTATCATAAATTTGTTGGAAGCTCTAAGCGATCCCAAGTTTCTTAAACTATGCACTGGTTTAGGCAGAATATATTCAGTTATCCACGAGGAAGAGAACTGGAGCTGTACTATGAAGAAAGCTTTGATGGCTGATTTTGCTATGTATGGATCTCAAGTTTGTAGTCCCGAAGATCTCATTACATTTATAGACTATGCCGTTTCGAAACTTAGTAGCAACTGCGATGAGCAAAACCCTCTTCTGTCAGTATTATACGAAATCCAGCCACACGAACAAAATCAGCACTTTTAA
- the LOC121211264 gene encoding kinetochore protein SPC25 homolog — translation MERETEQSPKTKMESLRTICDREFSIQQQKIDSFTASFPSSLNSIKSLALDTAQNHAKLAKMKANLREAEDELVKVLAAKTRKEAKQMATRDSISAVKARVEELKRTVQVQRSRREEYGAIISRQSLALSKTEEDAEHEIEENGGIQEAISWYNRVLSFQIEGGHGVKFTFNDINIKNPKEEYSFTIRHANDAYSLLDCNPNLNGIKDLINELNRTNDLFGFVRTIREKFQEAAALGLQPQSTTFHQDCSTISLSGPALSVSSNRSESSAKKNEHHIPLQDANRQFKKFSHGSKSPAKVNENQHIDGELNRNPKEVVKSDILSPGRWSTRLKEVAKSDILSPVVHRSPRLKKVAKPDLLSPVVRQSPRLKAKK, via the exons ATGGAGCGCGAAACTGAGCAATCTCCAAAGACGAAAATGGAGTCTCTGAGAACGATCTGTGACAGAGAGTTTTCGATCCAACAGCAGAAGATAGATTCTTTTACGGCATCGTTTCCTTCTTCTCTTAATTCCATCAAGTCCCTAGCGCTTGATACTGCTCAAAATCATG CCAAACTTGCAAAAATGAAAGCCAATTTAAGAGAAGCCGAAGATGAGCTTGTCAAGGTTTTAGCTG CGAAGACCCGTAAAGAGGCGAAGCAGATGGCAACGAGGGATTCAATCTCTGCTGTAAAAGCTAGAGTAGAAGAACTTAAAAGAACTGTTCAAGTTCAAAGGAGTAGGAGGGAAGAGTATGGAGCAATTATATCTCGGCAATCTCTAG CTTTGTCAAAAACTGAAGAGGATGCAGAAcatgaaatagaggaaaatggAGGAATTCAAGAAGCTATTTCATGGTATAATCGGGTTCTTAGTTTTCAGATTGAAGGTGGTCATG GGGTGAAGTTTACTTTCAAtgatattaacataaaaaatccaAAGGAAGAATATTCTTTTACCATTCGTCATGCAAATGATGCCTACTCCT TATTGGATTGCAACCCAAACTTGAATGGCATTAAAGACTTGATTAATGAGTTGAACAGAACAAATGACTTATTTGGCTTTGTTAGAACCATCAGAGAAAAGTTTCAAGAAGCAGCAGCACTTG GATTGCAGCCCCAGTCCACAACTTTTCATCAGGACTGTTCCACAATCTCTTTGTCGGGTCCAGCTTTATCTGTTTCGAGTAATAGAAGTGAATCTTCTGCCAAGAAAAATGAGCATCACATTCCACTTCAAGATGCAAATAGGCAATTTAAGAAATTCAGCCATGGAAGTAAATCTCCAGCCAAGGTAAATGAAAATCAACATATTGATGGAGAACTCAATAGAAATCCCAAGGAAGTAGTCAAATCAGATATTCTATCACCAGGTCGTTGGTCCACTCGGCTTAAAGAAGTAGCCAAATCAGACATCTTATCACCAGTTGTTCATCGGTCCCCTCGGCTTAAGAAAGTAGCAAAGCCAGATCTTTTATCACCAGTTGTTCGTCAGTCCCCTCGGCTTAAG GCTAAGAAATGA
- the LOC107904760 gene encoding LOW QUALITY PROTEIN: protein argonaute 1 (The sequence of the model RefSeq protein was modified relative to this genomic sequence to represent the inferred CDS: inserted 1 base in 1 codon): MGRKKRSDNPSGGESSQSHDTGAGSGQGPQRPPQQQGGSGGYSGGRGWAPQSQQGGRGGYGSGGRGRGMPQQQYGGGPPEYQGRGRGGSSQQGGRGGYGGGRGRGGRGGGPFAGGPSRPPVPELHQATQPMQVEVTRQPAPSEAGSSSRPPPEPVPLAEHYQQLSIQQEAGQAIQPVPPSSKSVRFPLRPGKGSTGTRCIVKANHFFAELPDKDLHQYDVTITPEVASRGVNRAVMEQLVKLYRESHLGKRLPAYDGRKSLYTAGPLPFVSKEFKITLTDEDDGSGQPRRDRDFKVVIKLAARADLHHLGLFLQGKQADAPQEALQVLDIVLRELPTTRYCPVGRSFYSPDLGRRQPLGEGLESWRGFYQSIRPTQMGLSLNIDMSSTAFIEPLPVIDFVTQLLNRDVSRPLSDADRVKIKKALRGVKVEVTHRGNMRRKYRISGLTSQATRELTFPVDDRGTMKSVVEYFHETYGFIIQHAQWPCLQVGNQQRPNYLPMEVCKIVEGQRYSKRLNEKQITALLKVTCQRPQEREYDIMKTVQHNAYHEDPYAKEFGIKISEKLASVEARILPPPWLKYHDTGREKDCLPQVGQWNMMNKKMVNGGTVNNWICINFSRLVQDSVARGFCYELAQMCYISGMAFNPEPVLPPISARPESVEKVLKTRYHDAMIKLQPQNKEIDLLIVILPDNNGSLYGDLKRICETDLGIVSQCCLTKHVFRMSKQYLANVALKXNVKVGGRNTVLVDAISRRIPLVSDRPTIIFGADVTHPHPGEDSSPSIAAVVASQDWPEVTKYAGLVCAQAHRQELIQDLFKTWQDPVRGTVSGGMIKELLISFRRATGQKPQRIIFYRDGVSEGQFYQVLLYELDAIRKACASLEPNYQPPVTFVVVQKRHHTRLFANNHSDRRAVDRSGNILPGTVVDSKICHPTEFDFYLCSHAGIQGTSRPAHYHVLWDENKFTADALQSLTNNLCYTYARCTRSVSIVPPAYYAHLAAFRARFYMEPETSDSGSMTSATAAGRGGGAAAAGGRSTRGPGASAAVRPLPALKENVKRVMFYC; this comes from the exons ATGGGTAGGAAGAAGAGAAGTGATAATCCTTCTGGAGGCGAGAGCTCCCAGTCTCATGATACTGGTGCTGGCAGTGGTCAGGGTCCCCAACGTCCTCCTCAACAACAAGGGGGAAGTGGAGGTTACTCGGGTGGACGAGGTTGGGCTCCACAATCTCAGCAAGGAGGTCGGGGTGGTTATGGCTCTGGTGGTCGGGGTCGTGGAATGCCACAACAGCAGTATGGTGGAGGACCTCCTGAATACCAAGGTAGAGGAAGGGGAGGTTCTTCTCAGCAAGGAGGTCGTGGGGGATATGGTGGCGGTCGAGGCCGTGGTGGCCGTGGTGGAGGACCTTTTGCTGGTGGACCATCCCGACCACCTGTTCCCGAGCTGCACCAAGCAACCCAACCTATGCAAGTTGAGGTGACCCGCCAGCCTGCTCCGTCTGAGGCAGGCTCATCATCCAGGCCACCACCTGAGCCTGTACCATTGGCTGAGCATTATCAACAGCTTTCCATCCAGCAAGAAGCTGGCCAAGCAATTCAGCCAGTTCCTCCATCAAGCAAGTCAGTGAGGTTTCCTCTTCGACCTGGAAAGGGTAGCACTGGCACAAGGTGCATTGTCAAAGCTAATCATTTCTTTGCTGAATTGCCAGATAAAGATTTGCACCAGTATGAT GTTACTATTACACCGGAGGTAGCATCTCGAGGAGTGAACCGGGCTGTCATGGAGCAGCTAGTGAAATTATATAGAGAATCACATCTAGGAAAGCGCCTTCCTGCTTATGATGGCCGGAAGAGTCTTTACACTGCTGGGCCTCTCCCTTTTGTGTCCAAGGAGTTTAAGATCACCCTTACTGATGAGGATGATGGTTCAGGACAGCCAAG AAGGGACCGGGATTTTAAAGTTGTAATCAAATTGGCTGCTCGTGCTGATCTGCACCATCTTGGACTCTTTTTGCAAGGGAAACAAGCTGATGCACCTCAGGAAGCTCTTCAGGTTCTTGACATTGTTCTTCGAGAATTACCTACTACCAG GTATTGTCCTGTTGGACGTTCATTCTACTCACCTGACCTAGGGAGAAGGCAGCCTTTGGGTGAGGGATTAGAAAGCTGGCGTGGTTTTTATCAAAGCATTCGTCCTACACAGATGGGACTATCGCTGAATATTG ATATGTCTTCTACTGCTTTCATTGAGCCTTTGCCTGTTATTGATTTTGTAACACAATTGCTAAACCGTGATGTTTCTAGACCACTATCTGATGCTGATCGCGTGAAG ATTAAAAAGGCTCTTAGAGGAGTCAAAGTAGAAGTTACACACCGTGGCAACATGCGGAGAAAATATCGAATATCAGGTTTAACATCACAAGCAACTAGAGAGTTGAC TTTTCCTGTAGATGATAGAGGCACAATGAAATCTGTTGTGGAGTATTTTCATGAAACTTACGGTTTCATCATTCAACATGCCCAATGGCCTTGTCTACAAGTTGGAAACCAGCAGAGACCAAATTATTTGCCAATGGAG GTATGCAAGATTGTTGAGGGTCAGAGGTACTCGAAGAGATTGAATGAGAAACAGATTACTGCTTTACTGAAGGTCACCTGCCAGCGTCCTCAGGAAAGAGAGTATGATATTATGAAG ACGGTGCAACATAATGCTTATCATGAAGACCCTTATGCTAAGGAATTTGGAATTAAAATCAGTGAGAAGCTTGCTTCAGTTGAAGCGCGTATTCTGCCTCCGCCGTGG CTTAAATATCATGATACTGGTAGAGAGAAGGATTGCCTGCCTCAGGTTGGGCAATGGAATATGATGAACAAG AAAATGGTTAATGGTGGGACTGTAAACAACTGGATCTGCATAAACTTTTCTCGGCTAGTCCAAGATAGTGTGGCACGGGGGTTTTGTTATGAGCTTGCACAAATGTGTTATATCTCTGGCATG GCCTTTAATCCTGAACCAGTGCTTCCTCCAATTAGTGCTCGTCCTGAGTCTGTTGAGAAGGTTTTGAAAACACGATATCATGATGCCATGATTAAACTGCAGCCCCAGAACAAAGAGATTGACCTGCTTATTGTTATTCTTCCAGATAATAATGGCTCTCTTTATG GTGATTTGAAAAGGATTTGTGAGACTGATCTTGGTATTGTTTCCCAGTGCTGCTTGACTAAACATGTATTTAGAATGAGCAAACAATATTTGGCCAATGTGGCATTGA TTAATGTAAAGGTTGGGGGAAGAAATACTGTTCTTGTTGATGCAATATCACGAAGGATACCTCTTGTCAGTGACCGTCCAACTATAATTTTTGGCGCTGATGTTACCCATCCTCACCCTGGGGAGGATTCAAGCCCTTCTATTGCAGCT gTTGTTGCCTCTCAAGATTGGCCAGAGGTTACAAAGTATGCTGGCCTGGTTTGTGCTCAAGCTCATCGTCAGGAGCTCATCCAAGATTTATTCAAGACATGGCAGGATCCCGTAAGGGGGACTGTTTCTGGTGGCATGATTAA GGAGCTCCTAATATCTTTCCGACGAGCCACTGGACAGAAGCCACAGCGCATTATATTCTACAG GGATGGTGTCAGCGAAGGCCAGTTCTATCAAGTTCTGTTATATGAACTTGATGCTATTCGTAAG GCATGTGCCTCGTTGGAGCCAAATTATCAGCCTCCTGTTACTTTTGTTGTGGTGCAAAAAAGGCATCATACAAGGTTGTTTGCTAACAATCATAGTGATCGCCGTGCTGTAGACAGGAGTGGGAACATTTTGCCTG GCACTGTGGTGGACTCCAAAATTTGTCACCCAACGGAGTTTGACTTCTACCTATGCAGCCATGCTGGGATTCAG GGTACAAGCCGTCCAGCTCATTACCATGTGCTATGGGATGAGAACAAGTTTACAGCTGATGCATTACAATCTCTCACAAATAACCTTTGCTATAC ATATGCAAGGTGCACACGATCAGTGTCTATTG TTCCCCCTGCGTACTACGCACATCTTGCTGCATTCCGAGCTCGGTTTTATATGGAACCAGAAACATCAGACAGTGGATCAATGACAAGTGCCACAGCTGCAGGGCGTGGAGGTGGAGCTGCAGCTGCTGGTGGGCGTAGCACAAGAGGACCTGGTGCTAGTGCTGCCGTCAGACCTCTGCCTGCCCTCAAGGAAAATGTCAAGCGTGTTATGTTCTACTGTTAA